One Clavelina lepadiformis chromosome 1, kaClaLepa1.1, whole genome shotgun sequence genomic region harbors:
- the LOC143468540 gene encoding cytoplasmic FMR1-interacting protein 1 homolog isoform X3, translating into MTANVMLEDALSNVDLLEELPLPDQQPCIEPLPTSLTYQSNFDTNFEDRNAFVTGVAKYIEEATVHSSMNAMLEEGHTYAVMLYTWRSCSRAIPQVKCNEQANRSEIYEKTVQVLEPEVQKLMNFMHFQKKAVETFYAEVLKMMSSSPAPRKKRFFSDTYLLKLGRFLNMIAVLDALKNMKSSCNNDLSLYRRAAQFLKKMSDPQSIQESQNLSMFLANHDKITQSLKLALSGINGYEELICDIVNISMNYYENKMYLVPSEKHMLLKVMGFGLFLLNNRDISIYKLQDKKRLNLNKIDKFFKQLQVVPLFGDMQIPLATYIQNMSDYEENKSRWSCTNASFTTTTGATIIPQYNLTEQLVSIREEHIKYTSELARHSNNEVVTTAQRDQPRTDAESEELYNLALKGVQLLLRWSSHVMEVYSWKLVHPTDKYSNPECPEDAEEYERATRYNYSCLEKYALVEVIAMIKGLQVLMGRMESVFNEAIRCHIYGKLQDFVQLKLRDALRHAVKKKKNHVKSIISSVRETCADWYQGFEPPNDPAIKGEKDPKTGFHIDVPRRNVGPSSTQLYMARVLIESLFKGPLKKTFKKEQDIENFKTFHTDSYIFPQMLSFPETLQECCDLSQLWYREFYLELTMGRRIQFPIEMSLPWILTDHILEKKEPAMMEFVLYPLDLYSDSAHYALTKFKKQFLYDEVEAEVNLCFDQFVYKLSDQIFAYFKHLAGSMLLDQQFRQDSGLKIPYPQANKYETLLKQRHVQLLGRSIDLNRLITQRVQVAMHRSVDLAIAKFESGNITGIMELEMLLAVNRQTHKLLSKHLTLDNFSSILREANHNVSAPYGRITLHVFWELNYDFLPNYCYNISTNRFVRTPITFSQELQRDKPPNVAHHYLFGSKQLNLAYKEIASLYTHFIGYPHFAAICRLIGYQGIAVVIEELLKIVKSLLQGTIVQYVTTLLGVMPPICKLPRFDYGSPGVLEYYQHQLKDIIEYSELKTLVFNNFREVGNAILFCLMIEQNLNQEEICDLLHAAPFQNIIPRPFVKEGEKLEAKVKKLESKYSSLHLVPIIEKFGTPQQIAIAREGDLLTRERLCCGLSMFEVVLNRIKSYLDDPIWKGPTPSNGVMHVDECNEFHRLWSAIQFVYCIPVRENEFTTEQLFGDGLHWAACAIMTLLQQNKRFDVLDFSYHIMKVQRYDERNEVIKQVPLKKFVERVRKFQILNNEIFEILFKYLTPPAEASTPMENVRCFQPPIHSSIMR; encoded by the exons GAGATTTATGAGAAAACTGTTCAAGTGCTTGAGCCAGAAGTCCAGAAACTGATGAATTTCATGCACTTCCAA AAAAAAGCTGTGGAAACATTTTATGCCGAAGTTCTCAAAATGATGTCATCGTCACCAGCACCACGcaaaaaacgatttttttctGACACTTACCTCCTTAAACTGGGTCGATTTCTCAATATGATTGCCGTCTTAGATGCCCTGAAAAACATGAAGTCATCGTGTAATAACGATCTCTCTCTATATCGGAG GGCTGCGCAGTTTCTCAAGAAAATGTCTGATCCTCAATCTATTCAAGAATCACAGAATCTCTCCATGTTTCTTGCAAATCacgacaaaataacacaatcGTTAAAGTTGGCTTTATCAG GCATCAACGGGTACGAGGAGTTGATCTGTGACATCGTCAACATCAGCATGAATTATTACGAGAACAAAATGTACCTGGTACCATCGGAGAAGCACATGCTGCTCAAG GTCATGGGGTTTGGTTTGTTTCTTCTCAACAACCGGGACATCAGCATCTACAAGCTGCAAGACAAGAAGAGACTCAACTTGAACAAGATcgataaatttttcaaa CAATTGCAGGTGGTTCCCCTATTTGGAGACATGCAGATTCCTCTGGCGACCTACATACAGAACATGAGCGACTATGAGGAGAACAAATCCCGGTGGTCGTGTACCAACGCCAGCTTCACCACGACGACGGGGGCCACGATCATTCCGCAGTATAATTTGACGGAGCAACTCGTGTCCATAAGGGAGGAGCACATCAAGTACACGAGTGAGCTGGCCCGGCACAGCAACAACGAG GTGGTTACAACTGCACAGAGGGATCAACCACGGACCGACGCGGAGAGTGAGGAGTTGTACAACCTCGCGTTGAAAG GCGTTCAGCTCTTGCTGAGGTGGAGCTCGCATGTGATGGAAGTCTACTCCTGGAAGTTGGTCCATCCGACCGACAAATACAGCAACCCCGAGTGCCCAGAAGACGCTGAAGAGTACGAGAGAGCAACTCGATACAACTACTCGTGTCTGGAGAAATATGCCCTGGTAGAG GTGATCGCGATGATCAAAGGGCTCCAGGTGCTGATGGGAAGAATGGAAAGCGTGTTCAATGAAGCGATTCGTTGCCACATCTACGGCAAACTCCAAGACTTCGTGCAGTTGAAGCTGAGGGACGCTTTGAGGCACGCcgtgaagaagaagaagaatcACGTGAAAAG CATCATCAGTTCAGTCCGTGAGACTTGTGCCGACTGGTACCAGGGGTTTGAGCCCCCAAATGACCCTGCTATTAAGGGAGAGAAAGATCCCAAGACTGGGTTTCACATCGACGTTCCTCGTCGCAATGTTGGACCTTCAAGCACTCAG CTTTACATGGCCCGGGTGCTCATCGAATCGCTATTTAAGGGACCGttaaagaaaactttcaaaaaagaacaagatattgaaaattttaagacTTTCCACACTGACTCGTACATTTTCCCACAAATGCTCAGTTTCCCCG AAACTCTCCAAGAATGTTGCGACCTCTCCCAGCTCTGGTATCGCGAGTTTTACCTCGAGCTGACGATGGGTCGTAGAATCCAGTTCCCCATCGAGATGTCGTTACCATGGATACTGACCGATCACATCCTGGAGAAGAAGGAACCGGCGATGATGGa GTTTGTGTTGTATCCACTGGACCTGTACAGCGACAGTGCACACTACGCTTTGACCAAGTTCAAAAAGCAATTTCTCTACGATGAAGTTGAGGCTGAAGTGAATCTTTGCTTTGACCAGTTTGTCTACAAATTATCGGATCAAATATTCGCGTACTTCAAG cACCTGGCAGGCTCCATGCTTCTTGACCAGCAGTTCCGGCAAGATAGCGGTTTGAAGATTCCCTACCCTCAGGCTAATAAGTACGAGACGCTCCTGAAGCAAAGACACGTGCAG CTGTTGGGTCGATCGATCGACTTGAATCGACTGATAACGCAGCGCGTCCAGGTCGCCATGCATCGTTCCGTGGACCTGGCCATCGCCAAGTTTGAAAGCGGCAACATCACCGGGATAATG GAGTTGGAGATGTTGTTGGCTGTGAATCGCCAAACCCACAAATTACTCTCAAAGCATCTCACGCTGGATAACTTCAGTTCAATCCTACGAGAAGCAAACCATAACGTATCAGCCCCATATGGCCGCATCACACTCCACGTCTTCTGGGAGTTGAACTACGACTTCCTGCCCAACTACTGCTACAACATTTCAACCAACAG GTTTGTGCGAACCCCGATAACCTTCTCTCAAGAGCTTCAGCGCGACAAACCCCCCAACGTGGCCCACCACTACTTATTCGGCTCCAAGCAGCTCAACTTGGCTTACAAAGAGATAGCGA GTCTTTACACCCACTTCATTGGCTATCCGCACTTTGCTGCCATCTGCCGTCTGATTGGATACCAGGGCATCGCTGTGGTGATCGAAGAACTCCTGAAAATCGTCAAGAGTTTG TTGCAAGGCACCATAGTCCAGTACGTGACCACCTTGCTGGGGGTGATGCCGCCCATTTGCAAGCTCCCTCGCTTCGATTATGGCTCCCCTGGAGTCCTCGAGTATTACCAGCATCAGCTGAAGGACATCATCGAGTACTCCGAGCTGAAAACTCTCGTCTTCAACAACTTCCGTGAAGTCGGGAACGCAATCCTCTTCTGTCTGATGATTGAACAAAATCTG AACCAGGAGGAGATCTGCGACCTGCTCCATGCTGCCCCCTTCCAGAACATCATCCCGCGCCCTTTCGTGAAGGAAGGAGAGAAGTTGGAAGCGAAAGTGAAGAAGCTGGAAAGCAAATACTCGTCGCTCCACCTAGTGCCCATCATTGAAAAGTTCGGGACCCCACAG CAAATAGCGATCGCACGGGAAGGCGACCTGCTGACCAGAGAGAGATTGTGCTGCGGACTGTCCATGTTCGAAGTTGTCTTGAACAGGATCAAGTCGTACCTGGATGACCCCATATGGAAG GGTCCGACCCCAAGCAACGGGGTCATGCACGTCGACGAATGCAACGAGTTCCATCGACTCTGGAGCGCCATCCAGTTTGTGTACTGCATCCCGGTCCGAGAAAATGAATTCACGACCGA GCAATTGTTCGGTGATGGTCTGCACTGGGCTGCGTGTGCGATTATGACGTTGCTGCAGCAAAACAAGAGATTCGATGTCCTTGACTTCTCCTACCACATCATGAAGGTGCAGCGATATGACGAGAGGAATGAGGTCATAAAGCAAGTT CCGCTGAAGAAGTTTGTAGAGAGGGTCCGCAAGTTCCAGATTTTGAACAACGAGATATTTGAGATTCTTTTCAAATACTTGACCCCGCCCGCTGAGGCTTCCACCCCCATGGAGAACGTCCGCTGCTTCCAACCCCCCATCCACAGCTCCATCATGCGCTGA
- the LOC143468540 gene encoding cytoplasmic FMR1-interacting protein 1 homolog isoform X2, with protein sequence MTANVMLEDALSNVDLLEELPLPDQQPCIEPLPTSLTYQSNFDTNFEDRNAFVTGVAKYIEEATVHSSMNAMLEEGHTYAVMLYTWRSCSRAIPQVKCNEQANRSEIYEKTVQVLEPEVQKLMNFMHFQKNAVDKFTGEVKRLCHQERRKDFVSEAYLLTLGKFINMFAVLDALKNMKSSVKNDYSSYRRAAQFLKKMSDPQSIQESQNLSMFLANHDKITQSLKLALSGINGYEELICDIVNISMNYYENKMYLVPSEKHMLLKVMGFGLFLLNNRDISIYKLQDKKRLNLNKIDKFFKQLQVVPLFGDMQIPLATYIQNMSDYEENKSRWSCTNASFTTTTGATIIPQYNLTEQLVSIREEHIKYTSELARHSNNEVVTTAQRDQPRTDAESEELYNLALKGVQLLLRWSSHVMEVYSWKLVHPTDKYSNPECPEDAEEYERATRYNYSCLEKYALVEVIAMIKGLQVLMGRMESVFNEAIRCHIYGKLQDFVQLKLRDALRHAVKKKKNHVKSIISSVRETCADWYQGFEPPNDPAIKGEKDPKTGFHIDVPRRNVGPSSTQLYMVRTMLESLVADKSGSKKTLKASIDANTIDAIEKFHRESFFYAPLLEFSETLQECCDLSQLWYREFYLELTMGRRIQFPIEMSLPWILTDHILEKKEPAMMEFVLYPLDLYSDSAHYALTKFKKQFLYDEVEAEVNLCFDQFVYKLSDQIFAYFKHLAGSMLLDQQFRQDSGLKIPYPQANKYETLLKQRHVQLLGRSIDLNRLITQRVQVAMHRSVDLAIAKFESGNITGIMELEMLLAVNRQTHKLLSKHLTLDNFSSILREANHNVSAPYGRITLHVFWELNYDFLPNYCYNISTNRFVRTPITFSQELQRDKPPNVAHHYLFGSKQLNLAYKEIASLYTHFIGYPHFAAICRLIGYQGIAVVIEELLKIVKSLLQGTIVQYVTTLLGVMPPICKLPRFDYGSPGVLEYYQHQLKDIIEYSELKTLVFNNFREVGNAILFCLMIEQNLNQEEICDLLHAAPFQNIIPRPFVKEGEKLEAKVKKLESKYSSLHLVPIIEKFGTPQQIAIAREGDLLTRERLCCGLSMFEVVLNRIKSYLDDPIWKGPTPSNGVMHVDECNEFHRLWSAIQFVYCIPVRENEFTTEQLFGDGLHWAACAIMTLLQQNKRFDVLDFSYHIMKVQRYDERNEVIKQVPLKKFVERVRKFQILNNEIFEILFKYLTPPAEASTPMENVRCFQPPIHSSIMR encoded by the exons GAGATTTATGAGAAAACTGTTCAAGTGCTTGAGCCAGAAGTCCAGAAACTGATGAATTTCATGCACTTCCAA AAAAATGCTGTGGATAAATTCACCGGCGAAGTGAAACGTTTGTGCCACCAGGAAAGACGGAAGGATTTTGTTTCCGAGGCTTATCTGCTCACGCTCGGAAAGTTTATCAACATGTTTGCTGTCCTTGATGCCCTGAAAAACATGAAGAGCAGCGTGAAGAATGATTATTCGTCCTACAGAAG GGCTGCGCAGTTTCTCAAGAAAATGTCTGATCCTCAATCTATTCAAGAATCACAGAATCTCTCCATGTTTCTTGCAAATCacgacaaaataacacaatcGTTAAAGTTGGCTTTATCAG GCATCAACGGGTACGAGGAGTTGATCTGTGACATCGTCAACATCAGCATGAATTATTACGAGAACAAAATGTACCTGGTACCATCGGAGAAGCACATGCTGCTCAAG GTCATGGGGTTTGGTTTGTTTCTTCTCAACAACCGGGACATCAGCATCTACAAGCTGCAAGACAAGAAGAGACTCAACTTGAACAAGATcgataaatttttcaaa CAATTGCAGGTGGTTCCCCTATTTGGAGACATGCAGATTCCTCTGGCGACCTACATACAGAACATGAGCGACTATGAGGAGAACAAATCCCGGTGGTCGTGTACCAACGCCAGCTTCACCACGACGACGGGGGCCACGATCATTCCGCAGTATAATTTGACGGAGCAACTCGTGTCCATAAGGGAGGAGCACATCAAGTACACGAGTGAGCTGGCCCGGCACAGCAACAACGAG GTGGTTACAACTGCACAGAGGGATCAACCACGGACCGACGCGGAGAGTGAGGAGTTGTACAACCTCGCGTTGAAAG GCGTTCAGCTCTTGCTGAGGTGGAGCTCGCATGTGATGGAAGTCTACTCCTGGAAGTTGGTCCATCCGACCGACAAATACAGCAACCCCGAGTGCCCAGAAGACGCTGAAGAGTACGAGAGAGCAACTCGATACAACTACTCGTGTCTGGAGAAATATGCCCTGGTAGAG GTGATCGCGATGATCAAAGGGCTCCAGGTGCTGATGGGAAGAATGGAAAGCGTGTTCAATGAAGCGATTCGTTGCCACATCTACGGCAAACTCCAAGACTTCGTGCAGTTGAAGCTGAGGGACGCTTTGAGGCACGCcgtgaagaagaagaagaatcACGTGAAAAG CATCATCAGTTCAGTCCGTGAGACTTGTGCCGACTGGTACCAGGGGTTTGAGCCCCCAAATGACCCTGCTATTAAGGGAGAGAAAGATCCCAAGACTGGGTTTCACATCGACGTTCCTCGTCGCAATGTTGGACCTTCAAGCACTCAG CTGTACATGGTTCGAACGATGCTTGAGTCGCTCGTTGCCGATAAAAGTGGTTCTAAGAAAACTCTGAAAGCTTCGATTGATGCAAACACGATCGACGCAATAGAAAAGTTCCACCGGGAGTCGTTCTTCTACGCTCCACTGCTCGAATTTAGTG AAACTCTCCAAGAATGTTGCGACCTCTCCCAGCTCTGGTATCGCGAGTTTTACCTCGAGCTGACGATGGGTCGTAGAATCCAGTTCCCCATCGAGATGTCGTTACCATGGATACTGACCGATCACATCCTGGAGAAGAAGGAACCGGCGATGATGGa GTTTGTGTTGTATCCACTGGACCTGTACAGCGACAGTGCACACTACGCTTTGACCAAGTTCAAAAAGCAATTTCTCTACGATGAAGTTGAGGCTGAAGTGAATCTTTGCTTTGACCAGTTTGTCTACAAATTATCGGATCAAATATTCGCGTACTTCAAG cACCTGGCAGGCTCCATGCTTCTTGACCAGCAGTTCCGGCAAGATAGCGGTTTGAAGATTCCCTACCCTCAGGCTAATAAGTACGAGACGCTCCTGAAGCAAAGACACGTGCAG CTGTTGGGTCGATCGATCGACTTGAATCGACTGATAACGCAGCGCGTCCAGGTCGCCATGCATCGTTCCGTGGACCTGGCCATCGCCAAGTTTGAAAGCGGCAACATCACCGGGATAATG GAGTTGGAGATGTTGTTGGCTGTGAATCGCCAAACCCACAAATTACTCTCAAAGCATCTCACGCTGGATAACTTCAGTTCAATCCTACGAGAAGCAAACCATAACGTATCAGCCCCATATGGCCGCATCACACTCCACGTCTTCTGGGAGTTGAACTACGACTTCCTGCCCAACTACTGCTACAACATTTCAACCAACAG GTTTGTGCGAACCCCGATAACCTTCTCTCAAGAGCTTCAGCGCGACAAACCCCCCAACGTGGCCCACCACTACTTATTCGGCTCCAAGCAGCTCAACTTGGCTTACAAAGAGATAGCGA GTCTTTACACCCACTTCATTGGCTATCCGCACTTTGCTGCCATCTGCCGTCTGATTGGATACCAGGGCATCGCTGTGGTGATCGAAGAACTCCTGAAAATCGTCAAGAGTTTG TTGCAAGGCACCATAGTCCAGTACGTGACCACCTTGCTGGGGGTGATGCCGCCCATTTGCAAGCTCCCTCGCTTCGATTATGGCTCCCCTGGAGTCCTCGAGTATTACCAGCATCAGCTGAAGGACATCATCGAGTACTCCGAGCTGAAAACTCTCGTCTTCAACAACTTCCGTGAAGTCGGGAACGCAATCCTCTTCTGTCTGATGATTGAACAAAATCTG AACCAGGAGGAGATCTGCGACCTGCTCCATGCTGCCCCCTTCCAGAACATCATCCCGCGCCCTTTCGTGAAGGAAGGAGAGAAGTTGGAAGCGAAAGTGAAGAAGCTGGAAAGCAAATACTCGTCGCTCCACCTAGTGCCCATCATTGAAAAGTTCGGGACCCCACAG CAAATAGCGATCGCACGGGAAGGCGACCTGCTGACCAGAGAGAGATTGTGCTGCGGACTGTCCATGTTCGAAGTTGTCTTGAACAGGATCAAGTCGTACCTGGATGACCCCATATGGAAG GGTCCGACCCCAAGCAACGGGGTCATGCACGTCGACGAATGCAACGAGTTCCATCGACTCTGGAGCGCCATCCAGTTTGTGTACTGCATCCCGGTCCGAGAAAATGAATTCACGACCGA GCAATTGTTCGGTGATGGTCTGCACTGGGCTGCGTGTGCGATTATGACGTTGCTGCAGCAAAACAAGAGATTCGATGTCCTTGACTTCTCCTACCACATCATGAAGGTGCAGCGATATGACGAGAGGAATGAGGTCATAAAGCAAGTT CCGCTGAAGAAGTTTGTAGAGAGGGTCCGCAAGTTCCAGATTTTGAACAACGAGATATTTGAGATTCTTTTCAAATACTTGACCCCGCCCGCTGAGGCTTCCACCCCCATGGAGAACGTCCGCTGCTTCCAACCCCCCATCCACAGCTCCATCATGCGCTGA
- the LOC143468540 gene encoding cytoplasmic FMR1-interacting protein 1 homolog isoform X1, with protein sequence MTANVMLEDALSNVDLLEELPLPDQQPCIEPLPTSLTYQSNFDTNFEDRNAFVTGVAKYIEEATVHSSMNAMLEEGHTYAVMLYTWRSCSRAIPQVKCNEQANRSEIYEKTVQVLEPEVQKLMNFMHFQKKAVETFYAEVLKMMSSSPAPRKKRFFSDTYLLKLGRFLNMIAVLDALKNMKSSCNNDLSLYRRAAQFLKKMSDPQSIQESQNLSMFLANHDKITQSLKLALSGINGYEELICDIVNISMNYYENKMYLVPSEKHMLLKVMGFGLFLLNNRDISIYKLQDKKRLNLNKIDKFFKQLQVVPLFGDMQIPLATYIQNMSDYEENKSRWSCTNASFTTTTGATIIPQYNLTEQLVSIREEHIKYTSELARHSNNEVVTTAQRDQPRTDAESEELYNLALKGVQLLLRWSSHVMEVYSWKLVHPTDKYSNPECPEDAEEYERATRYNYSCLEKYALVEVIAMIKGLQVLMGRMESVFNEAIRCHIYGKLQDFVQLKLRDALRHAVKKKKNHVKSIISSVRETCADWYQGFEPPNDPAIKGEKDPKTGFHIDVPRRNVGPSSTQLYMVRTMLESLVADKSGSKKTLKASIDANTIDAIEKFHRESFFYAPLLEFSETLQECCDLSQLWYREFYLELTMGRRIQFPIEMSLPWILTDHILEKKEPAMMEFVLYPLDLYSDSAHYALTKFKKQFLYDEVEAEVNLCFDQFVYKLSDQIFAYFKHLAGSMLLDQQFRQDSGLKIPYPQANKYETLLKQRHVQLLGRSIDLNRLITQRVQVAMHRSVDLAIAKFESGNITGIMELEMLLAVNRQTHKLLSKHLTLDNFSSILREANHNVSAPYGRITLHVFWELNYDFLPNYCYNISTNRFVRTPITFSQELQRDKPPNVAHHYLFGSKQLNLAYKEIASLYTHFIGYPHFAAICRLIGYQGIAVVIEELLKIVKSLLQGTIVQYVTTLLGVMPPICKLPRFDYGSPGVLEYYQHQLKDIIEYSELKTLVFNNFREVGNAILFCLMIEQNLNQEEICDLLHAAPFQNIIPRPFVKEGEKLEAKVKKLESKYSSLHLVPIIEKFGTPQQIAIAREGDLLTRERLCCGLSMFEVVLNRIKSYLDDPIWKGPTPSNGVMHVDECNEFHRLWSAIQFVYCIPVRENEFTTEQLFGDGLHWAACAIMTLLQQNKRFDVLDFSYHIMKVQRYDERNEVIKQVPLKKFVERVRKFQILNNEIFEILFKYLTPPAEASTPMENVRCFQPPIHSSIMR encoded by the exons GAGATTTATGAGAAAACTGTTCAAGTGCTTGAGCCAGAAGTCCAGAAACTGATGAATTTCATGCACTTCCAA AAAAAAGCTGTGGAAACATTTTATGCCGAAGTTCTCAAAATGATGTCATCGTCACCAGCACCACGcaaaaaacgatttttttctGACACTTACCTCCTTAAACTGGGTCGATTTCTCAATATGATTGCCGTCTTAGATGCCCTGAAAAACATGAAGTCATCGTGTAATAACGATCTCTCTCTATATCGGAG GGCTGCGCAGTTTCTCAAGAAAATGTCTGATCCTCAATCTATTCAAGAATCACAGAATCTCTCCATGTTTCTTGCAAATCacgacaaaataacacaatcGTTAAAGTTGGCTTTATCAG GCATCAACGGGTACGAGGAGTTGATCTGTGACATCGTCAACATCAGCATGAATTATTACGAGAACAAAATGTACCTGGTACCATCGGAGAAGCACATGCTGCTCAAG GTCATGGGGTTTGGTTTGTTTCTTCTCAACAACCGGGACATCAGCATCTACAAGCTGCAAGACAAGAAGAGACTCAACTTGAACAAGATcgataaatttttcaaa CAATTGCAGGTGGTTCCCCTATTTGGAGACATGCAGATTCCTCTGGCGACCTACATACAGAACATGAGCGACTATGAGGAGAACAAATCCCGGTGGTCGTGTACCAACGCCAGCTTCACCACGACGACGGGGGCCACGATCATTCCGCAGTATAATTTGACGGAGCAACTCGTGTCCATAAGGGAGGAGCACATCAAGTACACGAGTGAGCTGGCCCGGCACAGCAACAACGAG GTGGTTACAACTGCACAGAGGGATCAACCACGGACCGACGCGGAGAGTGAGGAGTTGTACAACCTCGCGTTGAAAG GCGTTCAGCTCTTGCTGAGGTGGAGCTCGCATGTGATGGAAGTCTACTCCTGGAAGTTGGTCCATCCGACCGACAAATACAGCAACCCCGAGTGCCCAGAAGACGCTGAAGAGTACGAGAGAGCAACTCGATACAACTACTCGTGTCTGGAGAAATATGCCCTGGTAGAG GTGATCGCGATGATCAAAGGGCTCCAGGTGCTGATGGGAAGAATGGAAAGCGTGTTCAATGAAGCGATTCGTTGCCACATCTACGGCAAACTCCAAGACTTCGTGCAGTTGAAGCTGAGGGACGCTTTGAGGCACGCcgtgaagaagaagaagaatcACGTGAAAAG CATCATCAGTTCAGTCCGTGAGACTTGTGCCGACTGGTACCAGGGGTTTGAGCCCCCAAATGACCCTGCTATTAAGGGAGAGAAAGATCCCAAGACTGGGTTTCACATCGACGTTCCTCGTCGCAATGTTGGACCTTCAAGCACTCAG CTGTACATGGTTCGAACGATGCTTGAGTCGCTCGTTGCCGATAAAAGTGGTTCTAAGAAAACTCTGAAAGCTTCGATTGATGCAAACACGATCGACGCAATAGAAAAGTTCCACCGGGAGTCGTTCTTCTACGCTCCACTGCTCGAATTTAGTG AAACTCTCCAAGAATGTTGCGACCTCTCCCAGCTCTGGTATCGCGAGTTTTACCTCGAGCTGACGATGGGTCGTAGAATCCAGTTCCCCATCGAGATGTCGTTACCATGGATACTGACCGATCACATCCTGGAGAAGAAGGAACCGGCGATGATGGa GTTTGTGTTGTATCCACTGGACCTGTACAGCGACAGTGCACACTACGCTTTGACCAAGTTCAAAAAGCAATTTCTCTACGATGAAGTTGAGGCTGAAGTGAATCTTTGCTTTGACCAGTTTGTCTACAAATTATCGGATCAAATATTCGCGTACTTCAAG cACCTGGCAGGCTCCATGCTTCTTGACCAGCAGTTCCGGCAAGATAGCGGTTTGAAGATTCCCTACCCTCAGGCTAATAAGTACGAGACGCTCCTGAAGCAAAGACACGTGCAG CTGTTGGGTCGATCGATCGACTTGAATCGACTGATAACGCAGCGCGTCCAGGTCGCCATGCATCGTTCCGTGGACCTGGCCATCGCCAAGTTTGAAAGCGGCAACATCACCGGGATAATG GAGTTGGAGATGTTGTTGGCTGTGAATCGCCAAACCCACAAATTACTCTCAAAGCATCTCACGCTGGATAACTTCAGTTCAATCCTACGAGAAGCAAACCATAACGTATCAGCCCCATATGGCCGCATCACACTCCACGTCTTCTGGGAGTTGAACTACGACTTCCTGCCCAACTACTGCTACAACATTTCAACCAACAG GTTTGTGCGAACCCCGATAACCTTCTCTCAAGAGCTTCAGCGCGACAAACCCCCCAACGTGGCCCACCACTACTTATTCGGCTCCAAGCAGCTCAACTTGGCTTACAAAGAGATAGCGA GTCTTTACACCCACTTCATTGGCTATCCGCACTTTGCTGCCATCTGCCGTCTGATTGGATACCAGGGCATCGCTGTGGTGATCGAAGAACTCCTGAAAATCGTCAAGAGTTTG TTGCAAGGCACCATAGTCCAGTACGTGACCACCTTGCTGGGGGTGATGCCGCCCATTTGCAAGCTCCCTCGCTTCGATTATGGCTCCCCTGGAGTCCTCGAGTATTACCAGCATCAGCTGAAGGACATCATCGAGTACTCCGAGCTGAAAACTCTCGTCTTCAACAACTTCCGTGAAGTCGGGAACGCAATCCTCTTCTGTCTGATGATTGAACAAAATCTG AACCAGGAGGAGATCTGCGACCTGCTCCATGCTGCCCCCTTCCAGAACATCATCCCGCGCCCTTTCGTGAAGGAAGGAGAGAAGTTGGAAGCGAAAGTGAAGAAGCTGGAAAGCAAATACTCGTCGCTCCACCTAGTGCCCATCATTGAAAAGTTCGGGACCCCACAG CAAATAGCGATCGCACGGGAAGGCGACCTGCTGACCAGAGAGAGATTGTGCTGCGGACTGTCCATGTTCGAAGTTGTCTTGAACAGGATCAAGTCGTACCTGGATGACCCCATATGGAAG GGTCCGACCCCAAGCAACGGGGTCATGCACGTCGACGAATGCAACGAGTTCCATCGACTCTGGAGCGCCATCCAGTTTGTGTACTGCATCCCGGTCCGAGAAAATGAATTCACGACCGA GCAATTGTTCGGTGATGGTCTGCACTGGGCTGCGTGTGCGATTATGACGTTGCTGCAGCAAAACAAGAGATTCGATGTCCTTGACTTCTCCTACCACATCATGAAGGTGCAGCGATATGACGAGAGGAATGAGGTCATAAAGCAAGTT CCGCTGAAGAAGTTTGTAGAGAGGGTCCGCAAGTTCCAGATTTTGAACAACGAGATATTTGAGATTCTTTTCAAATACTTGACCCCGCCCGCTGAGGCTTCCACCCCCATGGAGAACGTCCGCTGCTTCCAACCCCCCATCCACAGCTCCATCATGCGCTGA